AATTCTATCTTAAAGTTCTGTTGCGTCTCTCGTGGCATGAACCACACAATGACAGAAGCCGTAACCAAAACAAGGACAACGCGAATCACCACATCATGCCAAGTCAAGTTGGCTTTCAGGTCTATATGTCTCATTTTAAATCGCTAATTCTTATTGAATGATATTAAAACAGGGCAAATTTATATATAATTTTGCAGAATGCCAAAAAAATTGCGTAACTTTGCATCCAAATTTGACATAACATCATGACTGAAAGAAAAGTTAGGGTGCGTTTTGCCCCAAGTCCCACGGGTCCGCTGCACATCGGCGGTGTGCGTACAGCCCTTTACAACTATCTGTTTGCCCGCCAGCACGGCGGAGACCTGGTATTCCGCATTGAAGATACCGATACAAACCGTTTTGTTCCCCAAGCCGAGGCTTATATCATTGAAGCATTCCAGTGGCTGGGTATTAAATTTGACGAAGGCGTTTCCTTTGGCGGCCAGTATGGCCCTTATCGCCAAAGCGAACGTCGCGATATCTATAAGAAATACGTTAAACAACTGCTTGACGCCGGCAAGGCCTATATTGCTTTTGACACGCCTGAAGAATTGGACGCCAAGCGTAAAGAAATAGAAAATTTCCAGTACGACAACAAGACTCGTATGCAGATGCGTAACTCGCTGACCATGCCTAAGGAGGAAGTTGAGAAACTGATTGCCGAAGGTACACAGTATGTAGTACGTATCAAGATTGAAGCTGGTGAAGAAGTATTGGTTGACGATATGATTCGTGGCGAAGTGCATGTGAAAAGCGACATTCTCGACGACAAAGTGCTCTATAAGAGTGCCGACGAGCTGCCCACCTATCACCTGGCCAACATTGTGGACGACCACTTGATGGAGATTACTCACGTGATTCGCGGTGAGGAATGGTTGCCTTCTGCCCCACTACACGTACTGCTCTATAAAGCTTTCGGATGGCAGGACACGATGCCTCGCTTTGCTCACCTTCCTCTTTTGCTCAAGCCTGACGGAAAGGGAAAACTGTCAAAGCGCGACGGTGACCGTCTGGGATTCCCTGTATTCCCACTCGACTGGAAAGACGAGCAGGGCAATGTTACATCGGCTGGATACCGCGAGCAGGGCTACTTCCCTGAGGCAGTAGTAAACTTCTTGGCATTGCTGGGATGGAACCCGGGTACTGAACAGGAAATGTTCACACTTGATGAACTGGTAAAGGCTTTCGATATCTCGAAATGCTCAAAGGCTGGTGCTAAGTTTGCCTACGAAAAGGGAATCTGGTTCAACCATGAGTATATTCTGAAAAAATCGGCTGAAGAGATTGCCCGTCTTTTTGAGCCCATCTGCCGTGAGCATGGCGTAAAGGATTCTTTCGAGCGCATTGAGAAGGTGGTAAGCATGATGAAAGACCGTGTAAACTTCGTCAAAGAGTTATGGGATCTGTGCTCATTCTTCTTTGAAGCCCCCACATCATACGATGAGAAGACAGTTAAGAAACGCTGGAAAGAAGATTCAGCCCAGACACTTACAGAACTGTGTACTGTGTTGGAAGGAATTGACGATTTCTCACTGGAAAATCAGGAGCAAATCGTTCATGCATGGATTGAGCAAAAGGAACTGAAACTCGGCAACGTCATGAACGCTTGGCGTCTTGCTCTCGTAGGCGAAGGAAAGGGTCCCGGTATGTTCGACATCTCTGCTTTCCTTGGAAAAGAAGAGACAATCCGTCGTACTAAGAAAGCGATTGAAGTGCTTGGGTAAGTATGAATAAGATTACAGTTGCCCTCGCTGGGCTGTAAGGAAGCTCTATGTACAATATTATCATCTACATCTATCTGTTGGGCGTGGCCATTGCAAGCCTTTTCAATGAGAAGGTGCGCAAGATGTGGCGCGGTGAGCGAGATGCTTTCCGAGTATTACGCGAGAAAGTGGATCCCAATGCTCACTATGCGTGGGTACATGCTGCTTCATTAGGTGAGTTCGAGCAAGGGCGTCCCATTATTGAACAGTTAAAGAAAGAGCGTCCCGAACTGAAGATTCTCCTTACTTTCTTCTCGCCATCAGGCTACGAGGTACGTAAGAATTACGAGGGTGCAGATATCATTTGCTATCTGCCGTTGGATACGATTACAAATGCTCGTCGCTTTTTGCGTATCATTCGTCCTGAGATAGCTTTTTTCATCAAGTATGAGTTCTGGTACAACTATCTCCACATTCTGAAACATCGCAATGTGCCAGTATATAGTGTGTCGAGTATCTTCCGCGAAAACCAGATTTTCTTCCGCTGGTATGGGCGGCAGTATGGAAAGGTGCTGAAATGTTTCACTTATTTCTTTGTGCAAAACGAGACGAGTAAACGACTGTTAGCCAGCATTGGACTGAACAATGCTACCATTACTGGCGACACTCGTTTTGACCGTGTTCTTCAGATTAAGGAAGCTGCGAAACAGTTACCCCTTGTTGAGGAGTTCGTTGGAAACAGCGAGAAAGTGTTTGTGGCAGGCTCATCATGGCAACCCGATGAGGAAATCTTCCTCAAATACTTCAATGAGCATAAGGACTGGAAACTCATCATTGCTCCCCACGTGATTGGCGAAGACCACTTGCAGCAGATTGAAAAGTTGCTTGAAGGCCGTAAGGTCATCCGCTATACTGAGGCCGAGAAAACTCTCAACGCTCAATTATTGGACAAGTCAAGCGACAAAGTCGAGCGCTCAACTCTCAACTCTTGTGACGTGCTCATCATCAACTGCTTCGGACTTCTTTCAAGCATTTACCATTACGGTCAGGTAGCCTATGTAGGCGGAGGCTTCGGTGTTGGCATTCACAACGTGCCAGAGGCTGCAGTTTGGAGTGTTCCCGTTATCATCGGTCCTAACAATAAAAAATTCCAAGAAGCACAAGACCTCTTGGAGATAGGGGGATGTTTCGAAATCAGAAACTATGAGGATTTCGAACAATTAATGAATCGTTTCCAGAACGATCCTAAATTCCTACAGGATGCAAGCGCAAAAGCAGGAAACTACGTAACTGAAAAGGCTGGTGCTACAGAGCAAATCCTGAAAGCTATATAATTTCAGGAAACTATTTAGTAGTTTCAGGCTCTTTGCTTGGATCAACGGCTATACGCTCAGGCTGACGGACACCATATAATACACGTACACGCTGGTCAGGGCGCTGATAAGGTTGGGGAGTCACCTTCAGGGTGTCTCCCCCTTTATTATTATAGGTAGCACCTGTCGCACCATCAATCTCCGTTTCTGGTTTCACATCTTTAGATGCATTTTTCGTTGTTTTGCACGATCCGAAGCCCAATAAGGCAATCAGTGATGAAAGCAACACATTTGTAACACGATAGAAATTCTTCTTCATATCTTGAATCGTTCTTTTTAATTATTCTCCAATTGTTTCAGATTACAAAACAGTAGTTTTCCATCATCATCTCGCAGATGAAGTCCGTTTCCTTCACAATAGCGCCATGACTTACAGTTGGCACACTCATCGCGCTTCATCCATTCATGGTTGCGATGGAGTTGGAAACGATGCTCCCAGACATCAATGAAGTCGTCTTCGTATATATTTCCCTGTTTGTAGTTGTGACGAATACTTGTACAAGCACTGATGCTGCCATCAACGAGCACCGATCCTACTGTCACGCCGGCCACGCAACGGAAAGCCCAGTCACGCACCTCGCCTTCATAATCACCTAAAAAACCCTCACATCCATAACTGGTATCGATAAGTCCTTGCTGACGAGTTGTCTTGATAAACTCCATAAGCCCACGAAACTGTTCTTTCGAGAGTCGAAGCCTTTCATCCTGTCCGCCACGTCCTACAGGAAAGATAGTAGCCAGTCGCCAATGCGTTACCCCCTTACTGATCAGATAGTCACGCAACTGAGGTAATTGATCGTAGTTTACCTGATGCACGCAAGTCATCACATCGTAGGCTATACGGTCGCCGTCTTTCACCACTCTATCAATAGCCTCATTGGCCATACGGAAACAGTCAGGATGGCGGCGCAGCCAGGTATGAGCATCCTCCAATCCATCAAGACTTATAGTAAGCGAACGTAGTCCTGCCTTGCAGAGTTTTTCGTATAGTTCAGCAGTAAGACAGAGTCCATTTGTTACCATTCCCCATGGAAAACCGCGATCACTAATGCCTTGGGCACATTCCACAATATCCTCACGTACCAATGGTTCGCCCCCACCAATGATGACCAATACTTCCTCTGGGCGAACTTTAGAAGTGATGGTATCCAGTACATGAAAGAAATCTTCGCGTGGCATGTCGGGAGTATCCGTTATCTGTCGGCAGTCACTACCACAATGCCTGCAATGAATGTTGCAGCGCACCGTGCTTTCCCAAAACAACTGTTGCAACGGGTGCAACCGACGCTCGTTATGGGCCAGTCTGCGTGCCAGTTCCAAGGCTATCCTACTGCGTAGTTTCATCTTTGTTCAATGGAATCTGCTGCAAAGATACAAGTTTTTTTTGAAACAGATAATATGAAAGGAAAAGTTACTGTTCTTTCAGAGACTCCTTAGGCGTTAACTGTTCTTTTAGATATTCTTTGGAGTAAGCTACATAGTGTTCGGCATTGTCGATCTGACCAGGACGGGTAGGCTTAATATATTTTGCCGGAACGCCACCCCATATTTCGTGAGGAGGAATCTTTGTGTTCTGCAGTACCAAGGCCCCGGCAGCGACGATAGCGTCTTCTCCGACCTCACAACCGTCGAGCAGTGTAGATCCCATACCAATCAAAGCATGATCATGGATGGTGCAAGCATGAACAGTAACATTATGGCCTATGGTGACATAATTGCCTATATGAGTAGGACCGGTTTCATGAGTAACATGGATACAGGAGCCATCTTGCACGTTTGAGCAGTTACCTATAGTGATAGGAGCCACATCACCACGTATCACGGCATTGAACCAAACTGAACACTCGTCGCCCAAGGTCACATCGCCTACAATAGTAGCATTCTCACTAAAATAACAATCTCGCCCCCACTTGGGAGAAAGTCCCTTATACGATTTGATTAGTGCCATAGCTTTAGGTTTAGAAACAAAAAAGTGAAGAGTGAGAAATCTGTGTCATGAAAACGACAGCAAATTCTTCACTCTTCACTATAGGTCTTTACTATTTACAGGTTGGCATTGTCCTTGCCCCATTCTGCAACAGCGGGAATGATACCGAGAGAGATAATCTCATCGCGCATCTTCTGCAGGTGCTCGTAAGAAGCCTCCAGTGCAGCCATTTCCTCAGCAGTACCCTCGGGCTTGGTGTAGTGAACACCGTCCTTGTCGATAACTGTAGGCATAGCCATCATCACATTCTTGAAACCGAAATCGTTGACATAGCAACCAGCAGGCCACTTGAAAGGCTCGCCACCCATTGCACCTTCAATCATCTTCACAGCCTGATAAGCAGGGCTCTGGAATGAAGAACGGCCACGGAGCTTGATGATGTTGCTACCACCCTGAGTGGTCATGTGCTTAATCTCAGCCCAGCGCTCGTCAGAGAGAGGAAGCTCAGAAAGGGGTTTGCCATCGATAAGAGCCTTGCTGGCGAATACAGCCATCTGCTCACCGTGACCACCATAAGTGTAAGCATTAGTCACCTTGTCCTGACGTACGCCGAACTCCTGAGCCAACTGCTGCTGCAGACGGGTTGAGTCAAGAGCGGCCAAAGAGGTCAGCTGGTTGGGTTTCAAACCTGAGTGAATCAGAGCAGTCAGAGCAGTAACATCAGCAGGGTTGAAGATAACAACCACGTGCTTTACGTCTGGGCAGTACTTTTTGATGTTCTCACCGAAGTCAGCTGCAATCTGGCAGTTACCCTTCAGCAGGTCCTCACGAGTCATACCCTCCTTACGGGGAGCACCGCCTGAAGAGATGATGTACTTAGCACCAGTGAAAGCTTCTTTGGGATCTACGGTGTATGAAATGTTTGCACCAGGGAAAGCGCAGTGGCACATCTCATCGTAAACGCCATGAACACCTGGCTCATAGATATCATACAAACAGATGTTAGGAGTAAGACCCAGCATCAGCACACTCTGTACCATGTTAGAACCGATCATACCACCGGCACCAACAATCACCAATTTCTCGTCAGTTAAAAATGCCATAACTTTATAATTCGTTTTATATGTTTATATAATTAAGTTGCCGCAAAGATAGAAAAAAAATACGAATTCTAACTATTTCATTTTTAATTAATTTGTTATTTATATTAAAAAGGCATACCTTTGCAAAGTAGATATGACAAAAGCGGATTCTTATGAATATACAACAACGATTAGCGGCTTTACGCGACTTAATGCAACGCGAACATTTAGGGGCTTTTATCTTCCCAAGTACGGATGCTCACCAAAGTGAATATGTGGCTGACCATTGGAAGGGGCGCGAGTGGATTAGCGGTTTTAATGGTTCGGCAGGCACAGCGGTGGTTACGCTGAACAGTGCTGCATTATGGACAGACTCACGCTATTTCCTGGCTGCGGAAGAGCAGTTAAAAGGTACTGAGTTTCAACTGATGAAACTGAAGATAGAAGGAACTCCTACTATCCATGAATGGATTGGGGAACAACTGCGGGAGTCTGAAAGGCCAGAAGTAGGCATTGACGGCATGGTGTGCTCAGCAGCCGAGGTTGAAGAACTCATCAAAGAGTTGCGCCATCATGGCGGCATTACACTCCGCACCAATCTCGACCCGCTGAAGATAATATGGAAAGACCGTCCTGCCATTCCTCAGAACAAGATAGAGGAACATCCCCTGGACTTTTCCGGTGAAAGTTGTGCATCAAAGATTCAGCGTATCCGTAGGGCTCTGCGACAGCAACATGCTGACGGTATGCTGATGTCTGCTCTTGACGATATAGCCTGGACGCTGAACCTACGTGGAACGGATGTGCACTGCACACCGGTGTTTGTCAGTTATCTGCTCATCTCCACAACAACGGTTACGCTCTATACCGATGAGGCAAAACTGACACCGCTCATAAGAGGGTATCTGACCAAGAACGACATTAAGATCGATGACTACAAGAACGTAAAGAAAGGTCTTCAGGACTATTTCGAGCAAACCATTCTGCTGGATCCCAATGAGACCAGTTATACGCTGATGAAGGCGGCAAAGCGTGACGTAGTGCGAGGATGTTCACCTGTTCCTGCCATGAAAATCATGAAAAACGAGACTGAGATAAAGGGATACCGTAATGCCATGCTTCGTGATGGCGTTGCGATGGTGAAGTTCCTTAAATGGCTGGAAGATGTCATTCAGTCTTGCCCTGCAGTACTTCCCACAGAAATGGAGATAGACAAAAAACTGACAGAACTGCGTGCAAGTCAACCTCTGAACCGCGGTTTGTCGTTTGACACGATTGCCGGCTATGGAGAACATGGAGCCATCGTTCACTATGAGGCAACCCCTGAAACCGACATTCCCTTACAGCCTAAAGGTCTTCTACTGCTCGATAGTGGCGGACAATACGAGGATGGAACTACCGATATCACGCGAACTATTGCCCTTGGTCCGCTCACTGATGAAGAGCAACACATTTACACCCTTGTACTGAAAGGGCATATTGCATTGGCACGAGCCATTTTCCCAAATGGTTCGTCGGGCACACAGCTCGATGTACTAGCCCGCCAGTTCATGTGGCGCGAAGGTCTGAACTACCTTCATGGAACAGGTCACGGCGTTGGATCGTACCTCAGCGTACACGAAGGGCCTCATCAATTTCGAATGGAGTGGAAGCCACAGCCCCTACTTGCCGGCATGACGATCACCAACGAACCGGGCATCTATCTCACTGGAAAGTTTGGCGTGCGCATAGAAAACACGATGCTCATTGTGCCGGCCGACGAAACGAACTTCTTTCCTCTTCCAGATGGTGAACGTCCTCGCTACTTGCAACTGGAACCGCTTACACTCTGTCCTATCGACAAGCGCCCCATTGTTCTCAGTATGCTGACAGATGAAGAGCGCCAATGGCTGAACGACTACCACAAAGTGGTTTACGAACGTCTCTCACCCCTACTCACTGACAAAGAACGGATGTGGTTAAAGGAAGCTACAACAGCTATTTAAGAGAAATACTTGTTACAATCAATTATTTTATCTATATTTGCAACCACTATGATGAACGTTCTGTTGACAACATAGGTAATAACTAATAATACGACAGCCATGAGAATAGGTATTGAAGCGCAGCGAATATTTCGTGAGAACAAACATGGTATGGACTACGTGGTACTGCAGGAAATATTGCAACTGCAAAAGATTGACCACGAGAACGAATACTTTGTATTTGTAAAGCCTGGTCCCGACCGATGTGTCGAAGAATCGGCCAATGTTCATGTCGTAGAGATTGGCACCCCCTCCTACCCGCTTTGGGAACAATGGAGTCTGCCAAGAGCTGTCCGCAAAACAGGTGTTGACCTGCTCCATTGCACCAGCAATACGGCTCCTCTGTACTGTGATGTTCCACTTATTCTCACGCTGCACGATATCATTTTTCTGGAGCCTCGCGACAAGAACAACAAGTCACTCTACCAGAACATGGGATGGTTATACCGCCGACTGGTTGTTCCACGTATCCTCCCCCACTGCAAGCGTATTATTACCGTATCAGACTTTGAACGGAACAACATCATCAGCAAACTGAATATACCTAATGAACGGATGGCCATGATCTACAATGGCTACAATTCATGGTTCAAGCCTATAGAAGGTGATGAAACTGTTTACAAAAAGTATATGAAAGACAAAGGATTCCTGTTTTTCTTAGGCAATACCGATCCAAAGAAAAACACAGAGCGTACTCTGATTGCCTTTGCCCGATACTTGGAGAAATCAGAAATCAAGAGGCCACTGTTGATGGCAGATATAGACCAGCACTATCTGGATGACATTATCACCCGCAACAATATTGACCATATCCGGGCCTACCTGCATCTGCCGGGCTATATCAAAAACAGTGACCTTCCTTATATTTATAATGGAGCTTTTGCATTCCTCTACACCTCACTCCGCGAAAGTTTTGGTATTCCTCTGCTTGAGGCAATGGCCTGCGGCACCCCTGTCGTGACCAGCAACACCTCATCGATGCCGGAAATAGGTGGAAAGGATGCCATCCTCATAAACCCGGAGAATCCTGATGAGATTGCAACTGCTCTGCTCCGTTTAGAGAACGACCCTGCATTCTACGAAAGTCAAAGGAAAATAGGATTGGAACGCAGTCAGTTATTCTCTTGGGAGAATACAGCCAAACAATTACTCTCGCTATACGAAGAAGTGGCGAAAGGACTCTTATAACCTTCTTTCGCTATACGAAAAGGGAAAGATACAACTCTTATAGCGAGAGTATTTACAACGGATCAACATCATAAAGTACCGTCAGCGAACTATACCGTTTGTCCTGCAGCAATTGTTGTTGGGCAAACGCTAAATACTGACGCACTTTTGGAAGGTCGATACCATTTTCCAACTTGAGTACCAACTTACGGATACTGAGTGTCTTAATACGAGCCACAGCTGGTTTGTCCGGTCCCAACACCCTGCCTCCAAACCATTGGCGTAAGCGTGATGCCAACTCCAAACTGGCTGTATGCACGGTGGCATCATTCTTATGTTTCAAATACACATATACCAGACGGTGATAAGGAGGATAATGGAACAACTGGCGTTCAGCAATGAGATCCTTATAAAAACCCTGGAAGTCATTCTGCGCCACCTGCTGAATAAGTTTCAAATCGGGTTGCTTCGTCTGAAGAATCACCAGTCCGCGCCGGCCTTTTCTGCCAGCACGCCCACTCACCTGAGCCATCATCATATACGCATGCTCGTAGGCACGGAAATCGGGCTGATTGAGCATTGAATCAGCATTGATGATACCCACTACCGACACCTTACTGAAATCGAGTCCTTTACTGATCATCTGAGTACCAATCAACAGGTTGGTACGCCCACTACCGAAATCGCTGATGATGCGTTCGTAGGCATTACGGGTGCGAGTGGTGTCAAGGTCCATACGCGAGATACGCGCTTCGGGAAGAATATCACGAATCTGATCTTCAATTTTCTCAGTACCATACCCTTTCCCCTGCAGTTCCTTACAGCCACAGGCGGGACATTCGGTTGGTATCTGATAAGTAAAGCCACAATAATGACAGGTCAGTTGGTTCAGCTTACGATGAAGAGTAAGCGACACATCACAATGCTCGCATCGCGGAACCCATCCACACTGCTTACACTCTACCATCGGTGCCCATCCGCGGCGATTCTGAAACAGGATAGCCTGTTCGCCACGTTCCAAGGCTTCACGCACCCGTGTCAGTAACAAAGGTGTGAAAGGACCATTCATCATCCGGCGACGCTGAAGGTCCTGGGTATTGACAACTTGTATCTCTGGCAATTCAATACCTTGATACCGCTGGAAAAGTTCTACTAGTCCATACTTACCTGTCTTAGCATTGTGATAGGTCTCCACACAGGGAGTGGCGGTACCAAGGAGTACTTTGGGAGTAGATGTCTGATTACCGGATTCCATCATGATAGCAGCACTACGGGCATGATAGCGCGGGGCGGGATCCTGCTGTTTGTAGCTGGTTTCATGCTCCTCATCTACAATCACAAGTCCTAATCGCTGAAAGGGAAGGAAAACGGCTGAGCGGGCGCCTAATATCACATCATAGGGATTGTCAGAAAGCTGTTTCTGCCATATTTCCACACGCTCGGCATCACTATATTTTGAATGATAGATACCCAATCGGTTTCCGAATACGCGCTGCAGACGCTCCATCATCTGAACAGTAAGGGCAATCTCGGGCATCAGGAACAGCACCTGCCTATGCTGTTCCAACTCATGTATGATGAGTTGGATATAGATTTCGGTTTTTCCGCTGGATGTCACTCCATGCAGCAAGGTGACTTTCTTCTGCTTGAACGACTCAAGAATCTGTTGGTAGGCCTCCTGCTGAGGAGCGCTCAGTTGCTTGATATTCTCGAAATGAGGCTCTCCTGCATTATTCAGTCTTCCCACCTCTACCTCATAAACTTCTAAAAGTCCACGTTTCACCAGCTGAGTGATGATAGGGAGTGTCGTAGCAGAAGCATTCAACAGCTCTTCGCGAGTCACTTCAGAAACGCTCAACGCCACTTTTGAAGCTGGAAGGGAGAAATCGGCCTCATCCCAGCCAGACAACTGCAGATAGGAAATAAAAGCCTCCTGCTGTTTGGACGCACGCGCCAGCATGTTCAAGGCTATATGCAGGGCTTGCTCATTTCTATAAGGTTCGGTTAGACGGATATAGGTTTCTGTACGGGGCTTATAACCATC
The sequence above is a segment of the Prevotella sp. E9-3 genome. Coding sequences within it:
- the gltX gene encoding glutamate--tRNA ligase: MTERKVRVRFAPSPTGPLHIGGVRTALYNYLFARQHGGDLVFRIEDTDTNRFVPQAEAYIIEAFQWLGIKFDEGVSFGGQYGPYRQSERRDIYKKYVKQLLDAGKAYIAFDTPEELDAKRKEIENFQYDNKTRMQMRNSLTMPKEEVEKLIAEGTQYVVRIKIEAGEEVLVDDMIRGEVHVKSDILDDKVLYKSADELPTYHLANIVDDHLMEITHVIRGEEWLPSAPLHVLLYKAFGWQDTMPRFAHLPLLLKPDGKGKLSKRDGDRLGFPVFPLDWKDEQGNVTSAGYREQGYFPEAVVNFLALLGWNPGTEQEMFTLDELVKAFDISKCSKAGAKFAYEKGIWFNHEYILKKSAEEIARLFEPICREHGVKDSFERIEKVVSMMKDRVNFVKELWDLCSFFFEAPTSYDEKTVKKRWKEDSAQTLTELCTVLEGIDDFSLENQEQIVHAWIEQKELKLGNVMNAWRLALVGEGKGPGMFDISAFLGKEETIRRTKKAIEVLG
- a CDS encoding 3-deoxy-D-manno-octulosonic acid transferase — encoded protein: MYNIIIYIYLLGVAIASLFNEKVRKMWRGERDAFRVLREKVDPNAHYAWVHAASLGEFEQGRPIIEQLKKERPELKILLTFFSPSGYEVRKNYEGADIICYLPLDTITNARRFLRIIRPEIAFFIKYEFWYNYLHILKHRNVPVYSVSSIFRENQIFFRWYGRQYGKVLKCFTYFFVQNETSKRLLASIGLNNATITGDTRFDRVLQIKEAAKQLPLVEEFVGNSEKVFVAGSSWQPDEEIFLKYFNEHKDWKLIIAPHVIGEDHLQQIEKLLEGRKVIRYTEAEKTLNAQLLDKSSDKVERSTLNSCDVLIINCFGLLSSIYHYGQVAYVGGGFGVGIHNVPEAAVWSVPVIIGPNNKKFQEAQDLLEIGGCFEIRNYEDFEQLMNRFQNDPKFLQDASAKAGNYVTEKAGATEQILKAI
- a CDS encoding TIGR04133 family radical SAM/SPASM protein → MKLRSRIALELARRLAHNERRLHPLQQLFWESTVRCNIHCRHCGSDCRQITDTPDMPREDFFHVLDTITSKVRPEEVLVIIGGGEPLVREDIVECAQGISDRGFPWGMVTNGLCLTAELYEKLCKAGLRSLTISLDGLEDAHTWLRRHPDCFRMANEAIDRVVKDGDRIAYDVMTCVHQVNYDQLPQLRDYLISKGVTHWRLATIFPVGRGGQDERLRLSKEQFRGLMEFIKTTRQQGLIDTSYGCEGFLGDYEGEVRDWAFRCVAGVTVGSVLVDGSISACTSIRHNYKQGNIYEDDFIDVWEHRFQLHRNHEWMKRDECANCKSWRYCEGNGLHLRDDDGKLLFCNLKQLENN
- a CDS encoding gamma carbonic anhydrase family protein, which encodes MALIKSYKGLSPKWGRDCYFSENATIVGDVTLGDECSVWFNAVIRGDVAPITIGNCSNVQDGSCIHVTHETGPTHIGNYVTIGHNVTVHACTIHDHALIGMGSTLLDGCEVGEDAIVAAGALVLQNTKIPPHEIWGGVPAKYIKPTRPGQIDNAEHYVAYSKEYLKEQLTPKESLKEQ
- a CDS encoding malate dehydrogenase, which gives rise to MAFLTDEKLVIVGAGGMIGSNMVQSVLMLGLTPNICLYDIYEPGVHGVYDEMCHCAFPGANISYTVDPKEAFTGAKYIISSGGAPRKEGMTREDLLKGNCQIAADFGENIKKYCPDVKHVVVIFNPADVTALTALIHSGLKPNQLTSLAALDSTRLQQQLAQEFGVRQDKVTNAYTYGGHGEQMAVFASKALIDGKPLSELPLSDERWAEIKHMTTQGGSNIIKLRGRSSFQSPAYQAVKMIEGAMGGEPFKWPAGCYVNDFGFKNVMMAMPTVIDKDGVHYTKPEGTAEEMAALEASYEHLQKMRDEIISLGIIPAVAEWGKDNANL
- a CDS encoding aminopeptidase P family protein encodes the protein MNIQQRLAALRDLMQREHLGAFIFPSTDAHQSEYVADHWKGREWISGFNGSAGTAVVTLNSAALWTDSRYFLAAEEQLKGTEFQLMKLKIEGTPTIHEWIGEQLRESERPEVGIDGMVCSAAEVEELIKELRHHGGITLRTNLDPLKIIWKDRPAIPQNKIEEHPLDFSGESCASKIQRIRRALRQQHADGMLMSALDDIAWTLNLRGTDVHCTPVFVSYLLISTTTVTLYTDEAKLTPLIRGYLTKNDIKIDDYKNVKKGLQDYFEQTILLDPNETSYTLMKAAKRDVVRGCSPVPAMKIMKNETEIKGYRNAMLRDGVAMVKFLKWLEDVIQSCPAVLPTEMEIDKKLTELRASQPLNRGLSFDTIAGYGEHGAIVHYEATPETDIPLQPKGLLLLDSGGQYEDGTTDITRTIALGPLTDEEQHIYTLVLKGHIALARAIFPNGSSGTQLDVLARQFMWREGLNYLHGTGHGVGSYLSVHEGPHQFRMEWKPQPLLAGMTITNEPGIYLTGKFGVRIENTMLIVPADETNFFPLPDGERPRYLQLEPLTLCPIDKRPIVLSMLTDEERQWLNDYHKVVYERLSPLLTDKERMWLKEATTAI
- a CDS encoding glycosyltransferase family 1 protein; protein product: MRIGIEAQRIFRENKHGMDYVVLQEILQLQKIDHENEYFVFVKPGPDRCVEESANVHVVEIGTPSYPLWEQWSLPRAVRKTGVDLLHCTSNTAPLYCDVPLILTLHDIIFLEPRDKNNKSLYQNMGWLYRRLVVPRILPHCKRIITVSDFERNNIISKLNIPNERMAMIYNGYNSWFKPIEGDETVYKKYMKDKGFLFFLGNTDPKKNTERTLIAFARYLEKSEIKRPLLMADIDQHYLDDIITRNNIDHIRAYLHLPGYIKNSDLPYIYNGAFAFLYTSLRESFGIPLLEAMACGTPVVTSNTSSMPEIGGKDAILINPENPDEIATALLRLENDPAFYESQRKIGLERSQLFSWENTAKQLLSLYEEVAKGLL
- the priA gene encoding primosomal protein N' codes for the protein MGFADIILPLPLEGLFTYAIPFAMQAKATFGMRVLVPFGRSKHYIGIIARLHDDKPTDYAVKDIEQLLDETPVLLPAQYRLWQWIADYYMSPIGEVYKAALPAGLKAEDGYKPRTETYIRLTEPYRNEQALHIALNMLARASKQQEAFISYLQLSGWDEADFSLPASKVALSVSEVTREELLNASATTLPIITQLVKRGLLEVYEVEVGRLNNAGEPHFENIKQLSAPQQEAYQQILESFKQKKVTLLHGVTSSGKTEIYIQLIIHELEQHRQVLFLMPEIALTVQMMERLQRVFGNRLGIYHSKYSDAERVEIWQKQLSDNPYDVILGARSAVFLPFQRLGLVIVDEEHETSYKQQDPAPRYHARSAAIMMESGNQTSTPKVLLGTATPCVETYHNAKTGKYGLVELFQRYQGIELPEIQVVNTQDLQRRRMMNGPFTPLLLTRVREALERGEQAILFQNRRGWAPMVECKQCGWVPRCEHCDVSLTLHRKLNQLTCHYCGFTYQIPTECPACGCKELQGKGYGTEKIEDQIRDILPEARISRMDLDTTRTRNAYERIISDFGSGRTNLLIGTQMISKGLDFSKVSVVGIINADSMLNQPDFRAYEHAYMMMAQVSGRAGRKGRRGLVILQTKQPDLKLIQQVAQNDFQGFYKDLIAERQLFHYPPYHRLVYVYLKHKNDATVHTASLELASRLRQWFGGRVLGPDKPAVARIKTLSIRKLVLKLENGIDLPKVRQYLAFAQQQLLQDKRYSSLTVLYDVDPL